Proteins encoded by one window of Qingrenia yutianensis:
- the rsxE gene encoding electron transport complex subunit RsxE codes for MNRFTKIAKNGLFAENPTFVQLIGMCPTLATTTSVKNALGMGIASTFVLIGSNMAISLLRKFIPSKVRIASYIVVIAAFVTVIEMLLKAFLPSISNSLGMFIPLIVVNCIILARAESFASKNGVLESMADGLFMGLGFTMALSLLGAVREILGNGTIFDLPLFGSGFKPAIMFILQPGAFITLGTILAVKNAIALKRKGGSAK; via the coding sequence ATGAACAGGTTTACAAAAATTGCAAAAAACGGTCTTTTTGCCGAAAATCCAACTTTTGTTCAGCTTATCGGAATGTGCCCGACGCTTGCGACCACAACGTCGGTTAAAAACGCGCTCGGTATGGGCATTGCGTCAACATTCGTTTTAATCGGCTCGAATATGGCGATTTCGCTTTTGAGAAAATTTATTCCGTCAAAGGTCAGAATTGCATCATACATTGTGGTTATAGCGGCATTTGTAACGGTTATCGAAATGCTTTTGAAAGCGTTTTTGCCGTCAATTTCAAATTCGCTCGGAATGTTTATTCCGCTTATCGTTGTTAACTGTATTATTTTGGCGCGTGCCGAGAGCTTTGCGTCGAAAAACGGAGTTTTGGAGAGTATGGCGGACGGTCTTTTTATGGGACTCGGTTTTACAATGGCGCTGTCGCTCCTCGGTGCGGTGCGCGAAATTCTCGGCAACGGTACAATCTTTGATTTGCCTTTGTTCGGAAGCGGATTTAAACCTGCGATTATGTTTATTCTTCAGCCAGGCGCGTTCATCACGCTCGGCACGATTTTAGCGGTTAAAAACGCAATTGCCCTAAAAAGAAAAGGGGGAAGCGCGAAATGA
- a CDS encoding HAD family hydrolase, which yields MYKFLFDFDGVLVDSMTMWAKAVIELLEKNGVSYPGNLIEIITPLGNEKTADYLITLGLDMSAEDILKYIGDIAVREYTYNVPAKKGVKEALELLKNKGYSLNVLTASPHPVFDICLKRLELYGYFDNHWSCDDFGMPKTNPRLYKEAAERLGTDVKNCVVLDDNLVAVTTAKTAGMKVAAVYDETSKQYEDKMRETADYYAFSLENFEDILKGVGI from the coding sequence ATGTATAAATTTTTATTTGATTTTGACGGCGTTCTGGTGGATTCTATGACTATGTGGGCAAAGGCGGTTATAGAACTTCTTGAAAAAAACGGCGTTTCGTATCCCGGCAATCTTATCGAAATTATAACTCCGCTCGGAAACGAAAAAACCGCGGATTATCTTATTACACTCGGTCTTGATATGAGCGCGGAGGACATTTTAAAATATATCGGCGATATTGCGGTGAGGGAATACACATACAACGTTCCTGCGAAAAAGGGCGTTAAGGAGGCACTCGAACTTCTGAAAAACAAGGGTTATTCGTTGAACGTTCTCACGGCAAGTCCGCACCCTGTTTTTGACATCTGCCTGAAAAGGCTTGAACTTTACGGCTATTTTGACAATCACTGGTCGTGCGACGATTTCGGTATGCCGAAAACAAATCCGCGCCTATACAAAGAGGCGGCGGAGCGTCTTGGCACCGACGTGAAAAACTGCGTTGTGCTGGACGACAATCTTGTTGCGGTGACAACGGCGAAAACTGCCGGTATGAAGGTTGCTGCGGTGTATGACGAAACGTCAAAGCAATATGAGGATAAAATGCGCGAAACGGCAGATTATTACGCGTTTTCGCTGGAAAATTTTGAAGATATTTTAAAAGGTGTCGGTATATAA
- the mnmA gene encoding tRNA 2-thiouridine(34) synthase MnmA, whose product MLGMSGGVDSSVAAYLLKEQGYEVYGVTMQIWPDKDECEVIRNGGCCSLSAVEDARRVANKLGISYYVLNFKDIFEKRVIDYFAEEYLLGRTPNPCIACNKYVKFEAMLDKALSMGMDCVATGHYAKVEYDDDSGRYLLKRSKFDRKDQSYALYNLTQEQLSKIVMPLGDYPKEKIREIAREIGLAVADKPDSQEICFVSDNDYAKFIEEKTGKVLPEGDFIDEKGNKIGRHKGITHYTIGQRKGLGMTFGKPMFVTNIDPKHNTVTLGENGKQYKKLITAKNPNFISVDNLYEPTYLMCKMRYSAKPERARVMQVDENTVTAEFENTRCAAAPGQAIVFYDDDIVVGGATIEKAR is encoded by the coding sequence ATGCTGGGTATGAGCGGCGGTGTCGATTCGTCTGTTGCCGCTTATCTTCTCAAGGAACAGGGATATGAGGTTTACGGCGTGACAATGCAGATTTGGCCCGACAAGGACGAATGTGAGGTTATACGAAACGGCGGCTGCTGTTCGCTTTCTGCGGTTGAGGACGCGCGAAGAGTGGCAAACAAACTCGGAATTTCGTATTATGTTCTCAATTTTAAAGATATTTTTGAAAAAAGGGTTATAGATTATTTTGCGGAGGAATATCTTCTCGGGCGCACGCCCAACCCGTGCATTGCCTGCAACAAATATGTTAAATTTGAGGCTATGCTGGACAAGGCGCTGTCTATGGGAATGGACTGCGTTGCGACGGGGCATTACGCAAAGGTTGAATATGATGATGACAGCGGACGTTATCTTTTGAAACGCTCGAAATTCGACCGCAAAGACCAGTCGTATGCGCTTTACAACCTCACACAGGAACAGCTTTCAAAGATTGTTATGCCGTTGGGTGACTATCCGAAAGAGAAAATCCGCGAAATCGCGCGCGAAATAGGTCTTGCGGTTGCGGATAAGCCCGACTCGCAGGAAATCTGTTTTGTGTCGGACAACGACTATGCGAAATTTATTGAAGAAAAGACGGGAAAAGTTTTGCCCGAGGGCGATTTTATCGACGAAAAAGGCAACAAAATCGGACGTCACAAGGGAATTACGCATTACACAATCGGTCAGCGAAAAGGACTCGGTATGACGTTCGGAAAGCCGATGTTCGTTACAAATATCGACCCGAAGCACAACACCGTAACGCTCGGCGAAAACGGCAAGCAGTACAAAAAACTGATAACCGCAAAAAATCCGAATTTCATTTCGGTTGACAATCTCTATGAGCCGACGTATCTTATGTGCAAAATGCGTTACAGCGCAAAACCCGAACGGGCGCGCGTTATGCAGGTGGACGAAAACACGGTTACGGCAGAATTTGAGAACACGCGCTGTGCCGCGGCGCCCGGACAGGCTATTGTTTTTTATGATGATGACATTGTTGTGGGCGGTGCGACAATCGAAAAGGCAAGATAA
- a CDS encoding RnfABCDGE type electron transport complex subunit B, which produces MFSDILIPALFIGGLGLIFGALLGYASIKFKVDKNENIDKVAELLPGANCGGCGFTGCSALAEAIVENGEKITRCNLVNEKQVSEISKVLGIRAEKVVKKKAVVRCSGCAEKAVDKYNPEGLNDCREAFNLGGGPKMCDYGCMGLGSCVKVCKFGAISIEKGIAVVDREKCTGCGACAEECPKNVISLEVEEQKTAVLCKSADKGAQVKIYCSAGCIGCKMCEKNCPHGAVTVINNLASINSDLCINCGACVKVCPKKVISYNI; this is translated from the coding sequence ATGTTTTCTGATATTTTAATACCGGCGCTTTTTATCGGCGGTCTGGGACTTATATTCGGCGCGCTTTTGGGTTATGCGTCGATAAAATTTAAGGTTGACAAAAACGAAAATATCGACAAGGTTGCCGAGCTTCTTCCCGGCGCAAACTGCGGAGGATGCGGTTTTACGGGCTGCAGTGCGCTTGCCGAGGCGATTGTTGAAAACGGCGAGAAAATCACGCGGTGCAATCTTGTAAACGAAAAACAAGTAAGCGAAATTTCAAAGGTTCTCGGAATAAGAGCCGAGAAGGTTGTTAAGAAAAAAGCGGTTGTAAGGTGTTCGGGCTGTGCGGAAAAAGCTGTTGACAAGTACAATCCCGAGGGGTTGAACGATTGCAGAGAGGCGTTTAATCTCGGCGGAGGTCCGAAAATGTGCGATTACGGCTGTATGGGCTTGGGTTCGTGCGTAAAGGTATGCAAATTCGGTGCAATAAGCATTGAAAAAGGCATTGCGGTTGTGGACAGAGAAAAATGCACGGGCTGCGGAGCGTGTGCGGAGGAATGTCCGAAAAACGTAATCAGCCTTGAGGTTGAGGAGCAGAAAACCGCGGTTTTGTGCAAATCCGCCGACAAGGGCGCACAGGTGAAAATCTATTGCTCGGCAGGCTGTATCGGGTGCAAAATGTGCGAGAAAAACTGTCCGCACGGCGCGGTTACGGTTATAAACAACCTTGCGTCGATAAATTCAGACCTTTGCATAAACTGCGGTGCGTGCGTCAAGGTCTGTCCGAAGAAAGTTATTTCATACAATATATAA
- a CDS encoding TIGR00282 family metallophosphoesterase — MNILAIGDIVGNFGVDYASAKIKKVCGEHNIDFVIANGENSAVGNGITRETAQKIFNSGADVITLGNHAFSKKDVVNLLLNMSVIRPINYPERTVGEGCIIKEKKGKKIAVINAIGRLNLLNVDCPFKTVMRKIRQIKDECDIIIVDFHAEATSEKSALANYLDSYATVVYGTHTHVQTADERILPGGTGFITDIGMTGVTDSVLGVKKDIIIRRFMTQMPERFSLADGKCEMRGAVFKIDDKTNKCTEIVRIRE; from the coding sequence ATGAACATTCTTGCAATAGGCGACATCGTGGGAAATTTCGGTGTTGATTATGCGTCGGCTAAAATTAAAAAGGTATGCGGTGAGCATAATATTGATTTTGTAATTGCGAACGGCGAAAACTCCGCGGTGGGAAACGGTATCACGCGCGAAACAGCGCAGAAAATTTTTAACAGCGGTGCCGATGTTATCACGCTCGGAAATCACGCGTTTTCAAAAAAGGACGTCGTAAATCTTCTTCTCAATATGAGCGTTATAAGACCGATAAACTACCCCGAGCGAACGGTGGGCGAGGGGTGCATTATAAAAGAGAAAAAAGGCAAGAAAATTGCTGTTATAAACGCTATCGGACGGCTTAATCTGTTAAACGTCGACTGCCCGTTTAAAACGGTTATGCGCAAAATCCGTCAAATCAAAGACGAATGCGATATAATTATTGTCGATTTCCACGCGGAGGCGACCAGCGAAAAAAGCGCGCTTGCAAATTATCTCGACTCGTATGCGACGGTTGTTTACGGCACTCACACGCACGTGCAGACGGCGGACGAAAGGATACTTCCCGGCGGTACGGGATTTATCACCGACATCGGTATGACTGGCGTTACGGACTCCGTCCTCGGCGTTAAAAAAGACATTATAATAAGACGATTTATGACACAGATGCCCGAACGTTTTTCGCTTGCCGACGGCAAATGCGAGATGCGCGGTGCGGTTTTTAAAATTGACGATAAAACGAATAAATGCACTGAAATTGTGCGGATAAGGGAATAA
- a CDS encoding ABC transporter substrate-binding protein, translating into MFKFSKKPICLFLIFIMIFLVSSCKKEVTKIPVADGEKPLYGQNINLFSYYPDTLNPFLTEIRENYDIMSLVYEPLFAVRERGEEEPCLASAYKFENGGLTVRVMLKDNVKFHSGAVFGADDVIFTLKYIAEYAPNFLYIFDNIKGYSKDGNDVVFNLKSLQFNFVSCLDFPIISKSTDIKSFNENAHYQPNGCGAFEFDANAFKQKEMRLVKNAEYYNPDFPYADSITVKLLKNSPVAVSAFNGNEVSAITSDEFVWGDVSFTNDFTVSEYGGDWFYFLAFNYENALLCDVNVRRMMLSMIDRDDMVQKVFQTHAYATNSILNPMYNYGMVYTDEFDLDNTAGYAKDAGLTDKDKNGIYEKTVDDEVFSLSFSVLADADDDKIMKIADILAQSAKKAKISLNIKRLSNEDYQTAFTEKDYDILLTKEKIRCCDNLASKLDFNGKYEVPYEIYTELANILNGADTENANEKMREFNNLYISLAPCIALCYDSYATLCHGSVKNFTVWRNSRYRGILQSFIKY; encoded by the coding sequence ATGTTTAAATTTTCAAAAAAGCCGATTTGCCTTTTTTTGATTTTTATTATGATTTTTTTGGTGTCCTCGTGCAAAAAAGAGGTCACAAAAATACCCGTTGCGGACGGCGAAAAGCCGTTGTACGGGCAAAATATAAATCTGTTTTCGTATTACCCCGACACGCTTAATCCGTTTCTTACCGAAATAAGGGAAAACTACGATATTATGTCGCTTGTTTACGAACCGCTTTTTGCGGTGCGTGAGCGCGGTGAGGAGGAGCCTTGTCTTGCATCGGCATACAAGTTTGAAAACGGCGGTTTAACCGTTCGCGTAATGCTGAAAGACAATGTGAAGTTCCACAGCGGTGCAGTGTTCGGTGCGGACGACGTTATTTTCACGCTTAAATATATTGCGGAATATGCACCTAATTTTTTGTATATTTTTGATAATATAAAAGGCTATTCAAAAGACGGAAACGACGTTGTTTTCAATCTCAAATCACTGCAGTTCAACTTTGTTTCGTGCCTTGATTTTCCGATTATCAGCAAAAGCACCGACATAAAATCATTTAACGAAAATGCGCATTATCAGCCCAACGGGTGCGGTGCGTTTGAATTTGACGCAAACGCGTTTAAGCAAAAGGAAATGCGTCTTGTGAAAAATGCGGAATATTACAATCCCGATTTTCCGTATGCGGACAGCATCACGGTGAAGCTTTTGAAAAATTCGCCGGTTGCGGTGAGCGCATTTAACGGAAATGAAGTTTCGGCGATTACGTCGGACGAATTTGTGTGGGGCGATGTATCGTTTACGAACGATTTTACCGTGTCGGAATACGGCGGAGATTGGTTTTATTTTCTTGCGTTCAACTACGAAAACGCACTTCTTTGCGATGTTAACGTAAGACGAATGATGCTTTCGATGATTGACAGGGATGATATGGTGCAGAAGGTTTTTCAGACGCACGCATATGCGACAAACAGTATTTTAAACCCGATGTATAATTACGGTATGGTTTACACCGACGAGTTTGACCTTGACAACACGGCAGGTTATGCCAAAGACGCCGGGCTTACCGACAAGGATAAAAACGGCATTTACGAAAAGACTGTTGACGACGAGGTTTTCTCGCTTTCGTTCAGCGTTCTTGCCGACGCTGACGACGACAAAATTATGAAAATTGCCGATATTCTTGCACAGAGTGCCAAGAAAGCGAAAATATCGCTTAACATCAAACGTCTTTCGAACGAGGATTACCAAACCGCGTTTACAGAAAAGGATTACGATATTTTGCTTACAAAGGAAAAAATCAGATGCTGTGATAACCTTGCGTCCAAACTTGATTTTAACGGAAAATACGAGGTTCCGTATGAAATTTACACCGAGCTTGCAAACATTTTGAACGGTGCGGATACCGAAAACGCAAACGAAAAAATGCGCGAGTTCAACAATTTATACATTTCTCTTGCGCCGTGCATTGCGCTTTGCTACGATTCATATGCAACTTTGTGTCACGGCAGTGTGAAGAATTTTACCGTTTGGAGAAATTCGCGTTAC
- the rsxA gene encoding electron transport complex subunit RsxA: protein MIAKFISIAFLAILSENFVLVKFLGICPFLGVSKKTSTAVGMGMAVTFVMVFASTLTYLTYYYVLVPIHAEYLQTLAFILVIAFLVQFVEMFVAKTVPSLYSALGIYLPLITTNCAVLGSALINIERGYNLAETVWFSFCSAIGFTLAIVLFAGVRERLEHSNIPEPLKGFPIALITAGLISMAFLGFSGMSF from the coding sequence ATGATAGCAAAATTTATTTCAATAGCATTTTTGGCGATTTTGTCCGAAAACTTTGTATTGGTAAAATTTTTGGGAATTTGCCCGTTTTTGGGAGTGTCAAAAAAGACAAGCACTGCGGTAGGTATGGGTATGGCGGTAACGTTCGTTATGGTTTTTGCGTCCACGCTTACATATCTTACGTATTATTACGTGCTGGTCCCCATTCACGCGGAATATTTGCAGACGCTCGCGTTTATTTTGGTAATCGCGTTTTTGGTGCAGTTTGTTGAAATGTTTGTGGCAAAAACCGTGCCGTCGCTGTACAGCGCGCTCGGAATTTATCTTCCGCTTATCACTACAAACTGCGCGGTTTTGGGTTCGGCGCTTATAAACATCGAGCGCGGTTACAATCTTGCCGAAACGGTTTGGTTTTCGTTTTGCTCGGCAATCGGCTTTACGCTTGCGATTGTGCTTTTTGCCGGCGTAAGAGAAAGGCTTGAACATTCAAACATTCCCGAACCGCTCAAGGGATTTCCCATCGCGCTTATCACGGCGGGACTTATTTCGATGGCGTTTTTGGGATTTTCGGGAATGTCGTTTTAA